The DNA region TGAAAGATATAATGAATTTTACAAAAAAAATCACCTTAGGGGTTGCAGTAAGCTTCTTGTCCGGTTTTGCCTTTGCGCAGACATTGCAGGAAGGTATTGCTAATGCAGACAGTCACAAATATGCCGCTGCTCGTCAGGTTTTCACCGATATGGTGACCAAATCTGCCACAGCTGAAAACTATTTCTACTTAGGAAACTCCTACCTAACTCAGTTCGAACCTAATTTCGAAAAAGCTTCGGAATATTTTAGCAAGGGTCTTCTTGCCGATAAAAAAAGTTTCCTGAACAGAGTGGGTGTAGCTTCGGTAAAACTGGGGAAAGGTGATCGATCCGCAATCAGCGAGATTCAGAACATTGTAAAAGATTCAAGGGAGAAAGACCCAGAAGTTCTCTACAGAGCGGCAGAAGCTTTGACGCTTTTCGGTGGAGCAGGATCTGCAGATACGGCAATCGACTTTCTGAACAAGGCAGTTGAAAAATCAGCAAAAAATGGAACACCAGCAAACTACTATTACACGTTGGGTGATGCTTATAGACTGAAACTGACAACAAGTCCGCAAGTAGCCGGTGCAGCTATGACTGCTTATGAAAAAGCTTTGCCAACCGCAAAAAACAAAGCTTCCGTATATACTCGTATAGGAACTCTTTGGATGCAGGCGCAGCAATGGCAGTCAGCAAAGCAAAATATTGACCGCGCAATTGCGACTGATGCAACTTATGCTCCGGCTTACAAAGCATTGGCGGCATACCACATCCGTTATCGTCAGAACGCTTTGGCTACCCAGGATTTGATCAATTATGCAAAATATGCTGATGAGGACAGCGATACTCAATTAGAGATTTCTAAACTGTTCTTTACTAATGAAGACTACGCCAATTCAAAAATTTACTTGGATAAAGTCTTCGACAAAGTAAATGACCCGATCAAATATAAACTGAGAGCATACCTACTTTATGCGGATGGTGATTACGTTGGAGCAAAAACCAGTATGGACAACTTTATTTCTAAAGCAGAAAAAACCAGAGTATTACCAGCAGATCAGGGTCTTGAAGGACTTTTAGCGGCAGCGCTGGCAAAAGATGAAAAAGATGCTGCAAAAAAAGCTGCACTAACAGCTGAGTCCCAGCAAAAATTGGCGATTGCAAAAGCAGCCAAAGACGAAACCATGAAATGGGACGATGAGCTTCTTAAAATCAAAGGAGGTGGCGGTATCACTCAGGCAGTAGTAGACGCTGGTCCAACCAATCCGCAGATTGAGGCGTTAAAGAAAACAGTTGCAGCAAACCAGCACGACACCGATGCGTTGTTTAAGTTGGCAAACGCTTACCAGGAAGTGAAGAACTGGAACGGAGCAATTATGTCTTGGCAGAAGATGAATTCTTTGTTGCCGGATTGGGCACCAGCTTATTACAGCTTAGGTTATTCTTATCAACAGGCAGGTCAGAACGAACTGGCGCAGCAATCATACGAAAAATTCATTTCCACGATTAAGCCAGCCGAGATGGATGCCAATAAAGAAATCCTTTCTTATGCGTACTTTGCGGTTGCATACCTCGTAAAAGATAATAATCCTGCGAAAGCGAAGGACTATGCGGCAAAATCCGTGCAGCTCAATCCAAGTTATCAGGATGCTGTAAACTTGAATAAGCAGCTTAACAAATAGATCAAAGCAAACACGCTTTGGAAATCCCAGTCGAAAGATTGGGATTTTTTTTTTTATCACGAGCATCAAATTTTTCGCTTCTTACAAAACTCCACCAGCTTTCCACTGTATCTTTTTTGTTTCGCCACCGCTAATTCCCTGGCAAAACAAAAAAGTATGCCGTTTCAATCTGGGCTATTAACTCCTGAAGGTCTTCTTTCGAAATTTTTCATTAAAATTTTCGCATCACTGAATCAGTAGGTTAGAATATTTATTTCTGTTTTTAGAAAAAAAATTTGGAGCTTATCAGAATCTTCGTATCTTTGCAGTCCCAATTCGAAACAATGATGCGGGGAGCGCAGGAGGGCGGGATGTTTAAGGATGACGGAAACAAAATCTCTGAAAGATTTCACGCTGAATAGAAGACAGTTAGGAATAATTTCAAATTTTTTTCTCAAAACATTTTGCCATATAGAAAATAGTTTATACTTTTGCACTCGCAAATCGGACGAAGCGGCAGAGCGGAGTCTGGATAGCGGAAGAACGGAGTTCATTGAAAGAAAAGATACAACAACCAAGTAAGGAAAAAAACCAAGGCGGAGTCATGACTTTGAGCGGGACGGACAAACATACAGTGGAGAGTTTGATCCTGGCTCAGGATGAACGCTAGCGGGAGGCCTAACACATGCAAGCCGAGCGGTATGGGTAGCTTGCTACCCAGAGAGCGGCGTACGGGTGCGTAACACGTGTGCAACCTGCCCCTATCCGGGGGATAGCCCTCCGAAAGGAGGATTAATACCCCATAATATATCTGGTGGCATCACTAGATATTGAAAACCCCGGTGGATAGGGATGGGCACGCGCAAGATTAGATAGTTGGCGGGGTAACGGCCCACCAAGTCGATGATCTTTAGGGGTCCTGAGAGGGAGATCCCCCACACTGGTACTGAGACACGGACCAGACTCCTACGGGAGGCAGCAGTGAGGAATATTGGACAATGGGTGGAAGCCTGATCCAGCCATCCCGCGTGAGGGACGACGGCCCTATGGGTTGTAAACCTCTTTTGTACGGGGATAAACCTATCTACGTGTAGATAGCTGAAGGTACCGTACGAATAAGCACCGGCTAACTCCGTGCCAGCAGCCGCGGTAATACGGAGGGTGCGAGCGTTATCCGGATTTATTGGGTTTAAAGGGTCCGTAGGCGGGCCCGTAAGTCAGTGGTGAAATCTCGCAGCTTAACTGCGAAACTGCCATTGATACTGCGGGTCTTGAGTGGATTTGAAGTGGCTGGAATAAGTAGTGTAGCGGTGAAATGCATAGATATTACTTAGAACACCGATTGCGAAGGCAGGTCACTAAGGTCCAACTGACGCTGAGGGACGAAAGCGTGGGTAGCGAACAGGATTAGATACCCTGGTAGTCCACGCCGTAAACGATGCTAACTCGTTTTTGGGCCGCAAGGTTCAGAGACCAAGCGAAAGTGATAAGTTAGCCACCTGGGGAGTACGTCCGCAAGGATGAAACTCAAAGGAATTGACGGGGGCCCGCACAAGCGGTGGATTATGTGGTTTAATTCGATGATACGCGAGGAACCTTACCAAGACTTAAATGGGGATTGACAGGTTTGGAAACAGACCCTCCTTCGGGCAATCTTCAAGGTGCTGCATGGTTGTCGTCAGCTCGTGCCGTGAGGTGTTAGGTTAAGTCCTGCAACGAGCGCAACCCCTGCCAACAGTTGCCATCATTCAGTTGGGGACTCTGTTGGGACTGCCTACGCAAGTAGAGAGGAAGGTGGGGATGACGTCAAATCATCACGGCCCTTACGTCTTGGGCCACACACGTAATACAATGGCCGGTACAGAGGGCAGCTACCACGCGAGTGGGTGCGAATCTCGAAAGCCGGTCTCAGTTCGGATTGGAGTCTGCAACTCGACTCTATGAAGCTGGAATCGCTAGTAATCGCGCATCAGCCATGGCGCGGTGAATACGTTCCCGGGCCTTGTACACACCGCCCGTCAAGCCATGGAAGCCGGGGGTACCTGAAGTCGGTGACCGTCAAAGGAGCTGCCTAGGGTAAAACTGGTAACTAGGGCTAAGTCGTAACAAGGTAGCCGTACCGGAAGGTGCGGCTGGAACATCTCATTTTAGAGACTATACGTCAAAAAACATCAAGCGCCCGCGCGAAGTTTTTCGCCTTGGTTTTTTTACTCGGTTGTATATCAAAAAAAATAAAACCCACTAGTATTGGTACAGGGAGGAGATTAATATGCAGTCTCGTAGCTCAGCTGGTTAGAGCGCTACACTGATAATGTAGAGGTCGGCAGTTCGAGCCTGCCCGAGACTACTAATTACGGCGGTTGGCAAGTGGCTTATAGCAGCTGGCAGGAAAGCCAATAGCAATAAGCAAATCGCCAGAAGCTACTAGAGGGGGAATTAGCTCAGCTGGCTAGAGCGCCTGCCTTGCACGCAGGAGGTCAAGGGTTCGACTCCCTTATTCTCCACGGTTTTGGAAGACTGGTTTAAATGTTACGGACGGAGCCAAAAACAACGTCTGTTCACCGGTTGGACAAGAAGAAAAAAAGATCATTGACATTGACGGTAAAGACATCACAAAGAGAAAACCGAGCGCCTTCGGGCGCCGAGTATAAAAAATATACTAATTATAACAATTAGGAAGGAAATCGTTAAGGGCGTATGGCGGATGCCTAGGCTTTCAGAGGCGACGAAGGACGTGGTAAGCTGCGAAAAGCCGCGGGGATCGGCACACACGAATTGATCCGCGGATATCCGAATGGGGCAACCCAATACATTGAAGATGTATTATCCCGCGAGGGAGGCAAACCCGGAGAACTGAAACATCTAAGTACCCGGAGGAAAAGAAATCGAAGAGATTCCGTAAGTAGTGGCGAGCGAAAGCGGATTAGCCCAAAAGCTCTTATATGTTTAGTGGAACGTCCTGGAAGGGGCGATCATAGAAGGTGACAATCCTGTACACGAAAGGCATATTAGGGTGATAAATGAGTAGGGCGGGACACGTGAAATCCTGTCTGAATATGGGGGGACCATCCTCCAAGGCTAAATACTCCTGAAAGACCGATAGTGGACAAGTACCGTGAGGGAAAGGTGAAAAGCACTCCGAATAGGAGGGTGAAAGAGAACCTGAAACCGTACGCCTACAAGCGGTCGGAGCCCCGCACATGCGGGGTGACGGCGTGCCTTTTGCATAATGAGCCTACGAGTTAATTTTACTGGCGAGCTTAAGCGCTTCAGGCGCGGAGGCGGAGCGAAAGCGAGTCTGAACAGGGCGCATAGTCAGTGGGATTAGACGCGAAACCTTGTGATCTACCCATGGGCAGGCTGAAGCTTTGGTAACACAAAGTGGAGGGCCGAACCGGTTGACGTTGAAAAGTCTTCGGATGACCTGTGGGTAGGGGTGAAAGGCCAATCAAACTGGGAGATAGCTCGTACTCCCCGAAATGCATTTAGGTGCAGCGTCGCACGAAGTTTACCAGAGGTAGAGCTACTGATTGGATGCGGGGGTTTCATCGCCTACCAATTCCTGACAAACTCCGAATGCTGGTAAATGTTTTGCGGCAGTGAGGGCATGGGTGCTAAGGTCCATGTCCGAGAGGGAAAGAACCCGGACCAACAGCTAAGGTCCCCAAATCTATACTAAGTTGAAGCAACGCGGTTGGACTGCATTGACAGCTAGGATGTTGGCTTGGAAGCAGCCATTCATTTAAAGAGTGCGTAACAGCTCACTAGTCGAGCGGTCCGGCATGGATAATAATCGGGCATAAGTATAGTACCGAAGCTATGGATTCCCCGCGCATGCGGGGTCTGGTAGGGGAGCATTCCATCTGCGCAGAAGCGGTGCCGCGAGGCATGGTGGAGCGGATGGAAAAGAAAATGTAGGCATAAGTAACGATAAAGGGGGCGAGAAACCCCCTCACCGAAAGACCAAGGCTTCCCCAGCCATGCTAATCAGCTGGGGGTTAGTCGGGACCTAACGCGAACCCGAGAGGGGTAGTGGATGGACACAGGGTTAATATTCCCTGACTCGCTCTCGCTAAAAGGGGACGGTTCGATGTAGCTGCTGGAGACTGACGGAATAGTCGAGGCCTAGCCTTCGGGCGAAGCTGCTGTAGTGAACTCGGACCCAAGAAAAGCCGAAGAGAAGCGACCCGTACCAAAACCGACACAGGTGGTCGAGGAGAGAATCCTAAGGTGCTCGAGTGAGTCGTGGCTAAGGAACTAGGCAAAATAGTCTCGTAACTTCGGAAGAAGGGACGCCTCCCCCAGGGGAGGCCTCAGTAAAGAGGCCCAGGCGACTGTTTATCAAAAACACAGGACTCTGCTAAATCGAAAGATGCTGTATAGGGTCTGACACCTGCCCGGTGCCGGAAGGTTAAGGAAGGGAGTTAGCGTAAGCGAAGCTCTTGACTGAAGCCCCGGTAAACGGCGGCCGTAACTATAACGGTCCTAAGGTAGCGAAATTCCTTGTCGGGTAAGTTCCGACCTGCACGAATGGTGTAACGATCTGGGCACTGTCTCAGCCACGAGCTCGGTGAAATTGTAGTATCGGTGAAGATGCCGATTACCCGCAATGGGACGAAAAGACCCTGTGAACCTTTACTATAACTTCGTATTGACTCTGAGTAAGCAATGTGTAGGATAGGTGGGAGGCTTCGAAGCGTGTACGCCAGTATGCGTGGAGCCGTCGTTGAAATACCACCCTTTGCTTACTTGGAGCCTAACCCGCGCTTGCGGGGACACTGCGTGGTGGGTAGTTTGACTGGGGTGGTCGCCTCCAAAAGAGTAACGGAGGCTTTCAAAGGTACCCTCAGCACGCTTGGTAACCGTGCGCAGAGTGTAATGGCATAAGGGTGCTTGACTGTGAGACCCACAAGTCGATCAGGTGCGAAAGCAGGACATAGTGATCCGGTGGTTCCGCATGGAAGGGCCATCGCTCATAGGATAAAAGGTACTCCGGGGATAACAGGCTAGTCTCCCCCAAGAGCTCACATCGACGGGGAGGTTCGGCACCTCGATGTCGGCTCGTCACATCCTGGGGCTGGAGAAGGTCCCAAGGGTTGGGCTGTTCGCCCATTAAAGTGGCACGCGAGCTGGGTTCAGAACGTCGTGAGACAGTTCGGTCTCTATCTATTGCGGGCGTTAGATGTTTGGGAGGGCTTGAATCTAGTACGAGAGGACCGATTTGAACAAACCTCTGGTGTATCTGTTGTGCCGCCAGGCGCACCGCAGAGTAGCTACGTTTGGTAAGGATAAGCACTGAAGGCATATAAGTGCGAAACCTGCCTCGAGATGAGACATCTTTTAAGGGTCGTGGGAGATGACCACGTCGATAGGCCGCAGGTGTAAAGCTGGCGACAGCATAGCCGAGCGGTACTAATTACCCGTAGATTTATTGCCTTTTTGGGCGCCCTGAAGGGGCCGCGAGGTTTGCTCTTTGTGATACGTTTACCGACAAGATAAGATATCAGGCAGTGGATGCCAGAAATCGGACAGGATAGGTCTGAAGTCTGAAATCCAGCATCTGGAATCTAATACGATATTTAGGGTGGTTTTAGCGGAGGGGCTCACCCGTCCCCATTCCGAACACGGAAGTTAAGCCCTCCAGCGCCGATGGTACTGCGAAAGCGGGAGAGTAGGCCGCCGCCAGTTTTTTTTCAAGTCCTTCACTCGAGAGAGTGGAGGATTTTTTTGTTTCTTGCAAGTGGAAATATTCTGATTATTCTTTATGCAAATGTTTTTATCTTTGATGAATGTCGACTTATGATGTTTAAGCTCAGATGAGTCGTGGTGATTTGTGTAGCTGGGTAAATCTAATATAAGGTTATGAAAATGCTTTTAATGCTAATAATTATTAATACTATTGTTAGTTGCCACTCCAATGTTCAGAGACAGAAAAGGAGTGAATTATTTCATACGATTGTGCAGACTTATATTGAATATAGAAATTCTGAAAGAGAAATTATTAGGGAAGAAAATATTTTAACAATTAGCGCTAACACAAGTGGAAATACAGAAGACGCATTTGGTTTAGATATCGCTTTTGTTAATCCGAAATTATTATATGGTGTGAATTATACAAAAGTATATTTAATTGAAGGCTACCGTTTAATTATCGACGAGTCTCTCAATAATTCAGAAATACTAAAAAGATCATTTAAGGAGACCAAATTCGAAAACCTCAATTAGCAGTTAAGCACATTGACTACAGTGTAAAAAATTGGTATCTTATATTAATGATGATTATGAGATCATCGCAATTCCAGCGCCCTATCAAAAATCGGATGAAATAAAAAACTACTGATGAAAAAAGGTGTGAAGATTAAGAATCTTTAGATTCCACTATGAATGACAATTTGTGTAAAAAACAATAAACTGCTTACCATCTGAAACCACTTTCCAAAATCTCTAAATTTTTGAACAAATTCCTGTTCAAATTTCTCTTGTTCCGAAAAGCATGTCGTTTTTAGCGATTTACTTTTCCAAACCTTCGAAATTTCAAAAGAAAATCCTCCCTTCAAACCTAGCCCCGATGGAAGCGGCTACCCCACAGCAAGCGGGGGAATTTGCGGCTGCGCGAGGAGTAATAGCGGACAGTGGGAACACCTGTGAAAGAAAGCCAGCCCTTGTTGCTCCAAAAAAATCAGAACTTTGTGAGGATTCCCCAGTGGATTTTGGTGTCGCTGAACTTGATGGGATTGCCGAATTCGCTGCCGTTTGAAATCTGGAAACTCATTAACCCGATCGGAAGAAAAAAGTTGAAACCCGTGCCGAAACTGTAGAATTTTGGTTTTAGGGAAAGCGTTTTGTTGTTGAGCTGGCCGTACTGACCAAAGATGTCGAAGAACGCCTGATTGCCGATTACGTAGCGGTATTCTGCGGTACCGAAATAGTACAGGTCGGCGTAGAGCGAATTTTCGTTGAAGCCGCGCAGGGAATTCCAGCCGCCGAAACGCAGCAGCTCGTTGGCTGCAAACTCGTTTTTGGAGTTGATCATCGCGGTTTCGCCCCGAAGATTGAGCCAGTTGTTGCCCTTGATATTGAAGTTCCTTTCGCCATAGAAATAGAAATTGCTCTGCGAAACTTTCAGATCCTGTTTGGTATAGTTGGTCGAGAGCACATCTACTTCTGCGCGAATCTTTGTGCGGTGCATGAAAAGCTCGATTTCCGACGGCTCCGTAAAATCGTACCACACGCCGATCCCTTTTTTTTCGTAATCTTTTCCCGCGACGTAGAGCGAATCCATGACGGTGGAAGTTTCGAAAGTCCCTCTGAGTCCGAGTTTCTGACGGTTATTGAGATGCAGGTAAAGTGCGGGAATGAGTTTTACATTGGCGAAAGTGGAGTCCTGCCGATAGATATTGGCGTTGATATTGGTCCCGATATTGGAGCCGAAAAGGTAGGGAATATCGGTTTTCAGGTCGAAGGTTTGTCCGCGGTCGGGATTTCGCTGCCAGAAGATATTGATGCTCTCAAAGCTGTTGAACATATTTCGGAAGTTCAAATTGATGCTTCCGTTGAAGGTGAATTTGTCGGTTTTGTCGTTTCCGAAACCTAAAACACCGTCGAAGGAATTGGATTTCCGTTTCAGGGTAAAGAGAAAAATCTGGGTGGAATCTTTCGTGAAGAGCGTTTGTGGCGGTCTCTCGAGGATGATGAACGGATGGCTCTGCAACGATTGGTTGATTTGTAACAGGTTTCGGTCGTCGTAGATTTTTCCCTTAAAATCTTTTTCAAGGTTTTTGATGAATCTTTTCGGCACATTTTCATAACCGCGGAGAACGAAGCCGTCAATTTTCCTGACTGCTCCTGGAATTATGGATAACTCCACTTGTGGAACCCCGTTTTTCATTCCCGCGAATCTTGATTTTACCCGGTTGAAGGAATAACCCTGGTTTCGGTATTTTTCGCTGATCTGTTTCTTTAGTGAATCCAGATTTTTGGTGAAGAATTCTTTTTTCAGTTTCAGGTTTTGCTCGATTTCCTGTGAGATTTTCACATTTGCTTCATTGAAGTTCTTTCCCTTATCATAGATAATTTCGGTGGAGTTTCCGTTTTTGATGACGTCCTTTAGCTCGGTGAGGTAAAAATTATTTTGCGAAAGCGAATCCAGGAATTTCACAGCGTTGGCGGAATCTTTAACCAAAACCTTTTTGTTGGTCTGTACATCCACCATCCAGAATTCTTTTTGCTGTGCGTGGAAAAAGACACAGAAAAAAATGAGGAATATGTGGGTAAGGATTTTCAAAGGGAGATGTTCTCAATTTGAACTGAATTCTACGAAGTTTATTATCTTGCGGATGATTATTTTTATCTTTGGCAAATTATAAAAAATCTGTCGATTTTCCGTAGTTTTAATGTTTATGAAAAAAGTAGGTCTGTTTTTCGGTTCCTTTAACCCGATCCACATCGGACATTTGATTTTGGCGAACTATATCCTCGAAAATTCCGATATGGAAGAGCTTTGGTTTGTGGTGAGTCCGCAAAATCCGTTTAAGGACAAGAAATCTTTGCTGAAAGACCACAACCGTCTCGACATGGTGCAGCTCGCCGTGAAGAATTATCCCAAAATGAGGGCTTCAAATGTGGAGTTTTCTTTGCCAAAACCCAGTTACACGATCGACACGCTGACTTACCTCCACGAGAAATATCCCGATGTTTCGTTTTCGCTAATTATGGGAGAAGACAATCTGGACGGACTTTCGAAATGGAAAAATTCTGAAACCTTAATTAAGAACCACCAAATCATTGTTTATCCCCGGGTTTTTGAGGGTGAGAAAAAGGATCACGAATACCTGCAAAACGAGAATATCCATTTGGTAAAGGCACCGGTTATCGAACTTTCAGCCACGGAAATTCGGGCAATGATCAAAGAGGGAAAAAATGTGCGACCGATGTTGCCGCCGGAAGTTTTTGAGTATTTGGACGGAAGTTCTTTTTATAGGTGATGGGTGATGAGCGATATGTGATAGGTGATAACTGATAACTGATAGTGATTAATGATAGATTATGGAATTTGTAGATAAGTTGATTAATAAATATTCTGAAGAAAAAATTACCGACTGGTTTAAGAAAGTCTGCACGCTGGAAGCGATTTCGTGGTGCCTGCTTTTCTCGGCGATGATTTGGATCAGGTACGATAGGGAAGGGCTTTTGCCCACGATCTACATCATCATAATGGGAAACCTTCACGGACTGTTTTTTACCCTATATCTAATTCTTGTTTTACCTGCAAGAAAAATCTTTAAGTGGGATGACGAAGATTTTGTATTTGCATTAATTGCTGCTTTCTTTCCATTTGCCACAATCTGGGTAGAGAAAAAGTTGGCGAGATTTGACAGGGAATAACTTCTTTTTTATAAAAAAATTCTA from Chryseobacterium suipulveris includes:
- a CDS encoding tetratricopeptide repeat protein, giving the protein MKDIMNFTKKITLGVAVSFLSGFAFAQTLQEGIANADSHKYAAARQVFTDMVTKSATAENYFYLGNSYLTQFEPNFEKASEYFSKGLLADKKSFLNRVGVASVKLGKGDRSAISEIQNIVKDSREKDPEVLYRAAEALTLFGGAGSADTAIDFLNKAVEKSAKNGTPANYYYTLGDAYRLKLTTSPQVAGAAMTAYEKALPTAKNKASVYTRIGTLWMQAQQWQSAKQNIDRAIATDATYAPAYKALAAYHIRYRQNALATQDLINYAKYADEDSDTQLEISKLFFTNEDYANSKIYLDKVFDKVNDPIKYKLRAYLLYADGDYVGAKTSMDNFISKAEKTRVLPADQGLEGLLAAALAKDEKDAAKKAALTAESQQKLAIAKAAKDETMKWDDELLKIKGGGGITQAVVDAGPTNPQIEALKKTVAANQHDTDALFKLANAYQEVKNWNGAIMSWQKMNSLLPDWAPAYYSLGYSYQQAGQNELAQQSYEKFISTIKPAEMDANKEILSYAYFAVAYLVKDNNPAKAKDYAAKSVQLNPSYQDAVNLNKQLNK
- a CDS encoding BamA/TamA family outer membrane protein is translated as MKILTHIFLIFFCVFFHAQQKEFWMVDVQTNKKVLVKDSANAVKFLDSLSQNNFYLTELKDVIKNGNSTEIIYDKGKNFNEANVKISQEIEQNLKLKKEFFTKNLDSLKKQISEKYRNQGYSFNRVKSRFAGMKNGVPQVELSIIPGAVRKIDGFVLRGYENVPKRFIKNLEKDFKGKIYDDRNLLQINQSLQSHPFIILERPPQTLFTKDSTQIFLFTLKRKSNSFDGVLGFGNDKTDKFTFNGSINLNFRNMFNSFESINIFWQRNPDRGQTFDLKTDIPYLFGSNIGTNINANIYRQDSTFANVKLIPALYLHLNNRQKLGLRGTFETSTVMDSLYVAGKDYEKKGIGVWYDFTEPSEIELFMHRTKIRAEVDVLSTNYTKQDLKVSQSNFYFYGERNFNIKGNNWLNLRGETAMINSKNEFAANELLRFGGWNSLRGFNENSLYADLYYFGTAEYRYVIGNQAFFDIFGQYGQLNNKTLSLKPKFYSFGTGFNFFLPIGLMSFQISNGSEFGNPIKFSDTKIHWGILTKF
- the nadD gene encoding nicotinate (nicotinamide) nucleotide adenylyltransferase, whose protein sequence is MKKVGLFFGSFNPIHIGHLILANYILENSDMEELWFVVSPQNPFKDKKSLLKDHNRLDMVQLAVKNYPKMRASNVEFSLPKPSYTIDTLTYLHEKYPDVSFSLIMGEDNLDGLSKWKNSETLIKNHQIIVYPRVFEGEKKDHEYLQNENIHLVKAPVIELSATEIRAMIKEGKNVRPMLPPEVFEYLDGSSFYR
- a CDS encoding DUF3817 domain-containing protein, coding for MEFVDKLINKYSEEKITDWFKKVCTLEAISWCLLFSAMIWIRYDREGLLPTIYIIIMGNLHGLFFTLYLILVLPARKIFKWDDEDFVFALIAAFFPFATIWVEKKLARFDRE